GAATCACCACGCTTTGTTTAATGCACCAAGGTGAGTTTACCTCTCTGAGCAGTGGCGTTTTAAGCAGCTCATGGTAGGCTTTGGCGGACTCCTCAAACTTGTCATGTTTCTGGAGATCCAAAGCTTTGTGATATAAAGCAAAAGCTTCGGCTTCCTGCGGAGGTCAATTAAAGGTCAGAAGAGGTCATTCATTTCTATCCAAAGATCGGCGTAAATGCTGTTTGGCGTCATTCAGTCGGTACCTGAGCCTCTTTCGTCCGACTCTTGCTGCTCTTCAGCGGGTCCTGACACTCGTCGGCGGCTGTCAAAGCAGCATTTAGAGCCGCAATTCGAATCTGTAAAGGTCAACGGCAACAAACTCATTAGCGACAACAAATCCCATGACATGGTGGGCGGGGCAAAGCAGAATATTGAGCGCAGCTTAccattttaatgtctttaaagCAGGCTCTCTGCTATTATGGCGAATGTTCGACTGGTTCTGAAGGTTTGAAAAAATGATACAATGCGAGTCAGAAATTTACATACACTCATTAAGGCTGAAATGATGATAaaacatacaacaaaaaaatacatctttaaatttaaaatcaattttctcAATCAAGTAGAGAAAAGTGCTGACACATATACATGCACCTCAACTAATATTTGGTTTAATTGATGCAAagaaaccacaaactttcagttttctatcatttttctAACTGGATATTTAAACTTTCTTCTTACCCAATGTCTAAGGGCTCATTTAAATTGTATGGTTTCTCCTGCTTTTAGTCATGTAATTCCTAAACTTTCAATAGCATTGAAGTCGGGGCTTAGGAGAATTCTGTGAAATTTTCAAAAGCAGCTGTCATGTTTGTTTGGGAAGTTTCCACCATCTTACCAATCTTATTCATTTGAAGATGAACTGTCATCTTGAAATGAGCATGAACTCGTTTAAAGACGAAGATCAAACTATTCTGTCATAAAAActgaccaaacaaacaaaacaaaagaacccTCTTAGAAACGTCAAGGTTTTCAGATTCAACAACACTGTGCCACCTCTCAAGCATGGTAGTGGGAGCATAATGCTATGGTTTGGAGTGCTGTACAAACTTACTGGAATATTAATTTGGGACAATCTCCAGGTTCTGCAACTTCTGGACCCCCGCTAGCTGTTGTAACAGTACAATGACCCCAGTCAGGTcgattttattctttaaaaaagaaatatgatcaTGTCTGTTTGTTCTAACATTAACGGTTTACTGTAGTTATGGATGAATTCATTGTAGTAGACCTAATAGATTTGTAACATTCAATGAAACAGCCATAATCCAATACCAGTTCACTAGTGAGTTATTCATTCTATTTACTTAATAACAGCCCCAGAAGACACACCAAAcagagaattaaaataaaaggacaAGCTAATCGACTAAGCTAACTTTACCGAATTGTCCCTTCAACTAGCCTGGCTAGCATAATGGCAGCACACTTATTTCAGTATTTGAATAACAGAACTACATCCCCGAACACAATGGTTGCTGATTAGTTTAGACTATAACTATAATTCACATAATATAGAGCAATGCTCTACATTATGTGAAATTACAGTAATATAGTGCTTTGCTAATTGTGCAAAAGCAAATTCAGGGAGCTAACATTAGCTTGTGTCTCACAGAGCAAATCATCGTTTCCTAACCTCTGTAACTTACCGTCCATCGTCGAGGCACCTGCTTTACTTTTCTGACACATTAATCAGACGCGGAAGTGGTTATATTTCAGTGATATATGAGGAAATCAACTTTATTCATCATCCTTTGTTGCTGGAAGTCATGGACCCCGGGACGTTTGCAGCAAAAGACGTTTGCTACCCGCCAATTAGTAAAATCCTCGGTCATTGGTCAAGACTCTGCGAGTGTATAGATGTAACCAATGAAATGCTTCGATACAAGTAGAATTTCataaacaacagagaaatgtgGAAAGTGGGTACGCACTATTCCTCATCCGAGAAAGCAAATCGTTACGCCGGATTGGTTTGCCCATATTTCCCAGCAGGTGTTCTTTAAAGTTAAAACCGGAGAATCATCTTGACCATGTCACTCATATTGCGCGTTGTGGTTTTTGATATGGGCAAGATGTCTCTGACCTTCTCTTGTCAGAAAAATGCTTTGTCTCCGTTTAAAACGAGAACTCCTCCCACTCCACCTTGTCAGCAGTTCTCCCTAGGTCCTCCCTCGGCTGAGTGTTAAAGAGCGTACCCAGCCAATTCAAGACCATAGAACGTGCTTTTGTGTTATTTACCATTTAGGAACTTTTAAAACGCATTTTTAGGCCGGCATGTGACTAAacagtgaatttatttatagaaaaaaaatgctttgtgaTAAAGTGGAGTGAAGAAATAAAGCGTTAGCTTATTTAGACATGTCACAAATGATCAGTACCTCCACTGTAACACATTCGATGTATTTTGACAATGTTTGACAAAAGCAATGCATCACCAATTATACGAAGCGTTTATGAAAAGAGAACTGTATGTCCTTTATGTTAGAGAATTTACAACAAAGTAACATAATTTATATCTGGAGTGAAAAAGGTGTTGAACTCAATTCTGAAACAGGAGGTCTTCCAGAATTTCTGACCATTGCAATAAATGCATTTAGGACACtgtatgattatttttttttttttaggatgattttttctttgtttcgtATGAAATGCTGTGGTATAATGTAAAAACTGCAAGTAACGTACAAACATGAATTTGTATCATTCGTTTTTAAACTTATGTTTTTAAACTCAAATGTCTTAGTAATGTTCGAGCTGCATACTAAACACATGGCCGCTAGAGGGCAATCGTGTTCATGAAGTCCTTCAattaactttctttcttttttctttcttccccttttccttctttctttctttcttccctttttcttttttcttccttccttccttctgtcctttttttctgtcctgtCCTCCTTCCTGCAtcccttccttttttcctttctttcacagGACCACCCAATTGTTTGATCCCTTAGCTTTTCTTTCACATGACATATAAAACAATGATGCAAAACTCCAAAACTGCTTGATAGACTGATATCAATAGGCTGATATTTTCCTAAGGATTTATGGGGTAAAACTGCAGCTTTCTCTGCAGTTTTCAGGAGTAACAGTAGACTCTTAATGTCCTCGGTGACCCTGTGTGTTGCAGCCCATTTTGCTCCATCGTTACTTATCCCCGCCTCAtctacccacacacacacactcctcccCATCTCTGCTGGCTGGCAAGGACCATAATCAATTCTTTCCGTCAGCattgtggaaggaaaaaaaaaagcttacgTCACAGTCATTACGGTCTCTATAAAAGCCAGAGTAATGCAGATTCACTGTGCAGACAACACAGCTACATACCCTGGCACGACCCGGCAGAGCTCCGAAATCATGACTTCAACTGGCTTTGACCCTTATCTCCCTTCCACTTACAAGCGGAGAGTAGTTGTGCGCAATGCAGGAtatggagctggaggaggaattGGATCCAGGTCTGCTTACTCCACGCATTCAGCCCCAATGCCGTCTTATGTATCTTCACGCAGAAGTTATACGACATCCACCAGAGCTCCTTCGAGCTACTCCCCCatccttcctgctgcagctgccagCGAGCTCCGCCTTGAGCAAGCGGTCCAAGTTAGCTCCGAGTTCAAACAGCTGAGGACCCAGGAGAAGGCTGAGCTCCAGGACCTCAATGATCGCTTTGCAAGCTTTATTGAGAGAGTCCATGAGCTGGAGCAGCAGAACAAGCTGCTGGAGacggagctgctgctgctcaggcAGAGGCAGGCAGAGCCCTCCAATCTTCGGGCCCTGTACGAACATGAGGTCCGCCAGCTCCATGCTGCTGTGGTAGAGGCCCGCCACGAGAAGCAAGCGGCCCAGGAACACAGAGATGAGATGGAGGATGTGCTGAAGAACCTCCAGAAGCGCTACGAAGACGAAGTCCTTGGCAGAGAGGAGGCAGAAGGACGGCTCATGGACGCCAGGAAGGGAGCGGACGAAGCCGCGCTGGGCCAGGCCGAGCTTGAGAAAAGTGTCGGCACCCTTCTGGACGAGCTGGCCTTCCTGAAGCGCCTCTGTGAGAGTGAGATCGCCGAGCTGCAGGCCCAAATTCAGTACAGCGTTGAGGTGGCCGTGGAGATGGAGGTCTCCAAGCCGGACCTCTCCACTGCTCTCCGTGACATTCGGGGCCAGTACGAGACGATGGCACAACGTAACCTGCAAGCAGCAGAGGATTGGTTCTGCAACAAGATGAGCGTGATGACGGTAGGCTCCACGCGCAGTACAGAGAGCGCACGCAGCGCCAAGGACGAGGCCGGAGAGTACCGCCGACTGCTCAAAGACAGAACCCTGGAGATTGATGCCTGCCGGGAGATGATCCAGGCTCTGGAAAACCAACtgcaggaggtggaggagaaacAGAGTTCTGAGATCTCTGCAATGCAGGTAAGCAAGCACAACTTTGGAAAGTAGAGGAGAAGAGCAATGGGTAAACTCATTTAAATGTCAGATCAGCTTGAACTCTACTGTGCTTTCTCTTTTTGCAGAACACAATAGGTGAACTGGAGGATGAATTGAGGGCAAACAAGAATGACATGGCTCGCTACCTAAAAGACTACCAAGACCTCTTGAACGTAAAGATGGCATTGGATATTGAGATTGCGGCATATAGGTGAGTGCTCAAGTCACACTCACTGCAGAGTTTTATGCACTGCATTGTAACCGTGAGACCTTCACTTGCTGTCTCGTCCCACTAGGAAGCTTCTTGAAGGGGAGGAGAACCGCTTGAACGTGCCAAAACAAGGATCCTTCACCGTTTATTCTCAGGCCATGGGTCCTGCTCCAGCCTACGGAAGAGCGCAGGTCTCCACCCAGTCTCTGCTGAGCTCTGCGGCTCCGTACCTGCTGAGCTCCCGCCTGTACTCTCCGTCGCTTTTCACTGAAGACGTGATAACCGCAAGCCAAGCCCAGCAGGCGGAGTCCAGCCCTCCtcaagaggaagaggaggaagaggagcagggaGAGCAGGTggaagaagaggagaaggagggagaagaggaagaagtaGCAGATGAGAAAGAGGATGAAGAAAaggctgaggaggaagaggaagagggagaagagggagaggaagcaGTAGAGAAAgaagagggagaagaagaaggaaaaggagaagGTTAGTGTTGCCATTTTACCTTTCTGACAATGAATAGAACATTTCCATTGTGCTCAAATGTCTCCTTACAGATGAAGAGGAtcacgaggaggaggagggtaaagacaaaaaagaggaggaagaagggggAAAAGAAAGCCAACCCCAAAGCGAAGACGACAGTGAGCAAAAAGAAGGCGATGAAGAGGGTgcaaaggaggaggaggaaggtgaaaaagaagcagaagaagaggtGGAAACCAAAGAGAAATCCGCCAAAACAACTGATAAGAAAGTTTAAACTGACGAATCAGTTTTCTGGTGCTCAATATGCAGAGATGCCTCatcgaaaagaaaaaaaagaaaaaaaacaaagataaaaaaccTCATGAACTCGGAATATTCGGTCACTGAGGCCTCTGTATGTTTTACTTGAAACACTAACAGCATGTATGCACATGTTTACATGGCaacaacaaaggaaaataataaagatgGGAGACGTCAGGAATAGACTCTGCTGTGTGTGGATCTATTCGCAGGTGCTTTAACTGTCACCAAAAATGTGCTTATCCGACTGTCTTTGGGTGCAACGCGCGGTTTAAAAATGCCTTACCTCAACTCCCCACTGAGTGCTTTGAGTCTCAAAATGTGCTGCATTGAACCCCAATAAAGCCTTGAAGCCTTGTCAACCTGAAGCTGCCTCCACGCCTTTCATTTTACACTTACATAAACAGGCGGGTGCAGTAAGGAGTCAATTCAAATCATCTTCGCCACACACAGAAAACGCATATTCACAAAATTAGACTCAAAACCCAAGCTGTGTGACtcacaaacaagaaaaagggattttgcatgcatttttttttttttttttagcctggaGCTGCCTGTTTATTCAGAGCTTAAAACAACACACCTAATTTTCAACAGAATGTTAATGGAGGTTAATGGAGGGGAATAAAGGAACGTAAATGACGGGCAGAAGTCCATAGCTTGTATCCGCAGTGATATATTGGCCCACGGCTGAAAGAAGTGTGGGGGAGTGTGTTGGAGGAGACCAGCATAGTCAGCAAGTCAATTgatgcagtaaaaaaataaaaaataaaaatacaggtTGATCAGACACTAATTTCCagatttaaatatgaaacaaagcaaagcaacagATTTCGGGTAACTTGCACAATcaacattttatcatgtttcaATCTGCAGTTGCACTCCTTGCGTCTTCGTCTGAAATCAGCAGATGGTTTCTGTGCTGACATATGTCTTTGTGATCAGCGAGCTGAcgccagtgttttttttcccactgctTCACCCACCGCTCCACCCCCCCTTTCCTCCCCCAAACCTGCAACACACCAGCCCCTCATCCACATCACTGTCCATAAATCAGGCCACTGAAACCTTTATGACTCAGCTTCTGCTGCACTGGAGAATCTAGCCAAGTGTCGATTTAAGCAGAGTGGCAAGAGGAGTGGGGGAGCTTTGGGGGGGAAGAGAGGAATGTCATTATTTCATTAGgaagagagagacaaagagaggtggaggaggatgaagagaggaagagagacaTATCTCCCTGCAACTAAAACCTTGACAGAGGACAGACTGTTTATTCTTTGTGCAGCGAGGTGGTGGAGATGAGGGCATCTCTAAGGCATTCCCAGAGATTTTCACATCCCACTTGTCAAACATAAAGATCACTTGATATTTCCCCAAGTAAACCCAAGACGTAAATTCACATTTCGactatttttcttcctcttctctccgatttagataaatatatatCCCGAGCATGGGTTTGAGCTTCTGACTGATTGTTGCCCTGGATACCACTTTATCTCTCTAACATAACCACATGCAGAGTCTTCTAAAAGCACTTAAGCTCCCCAAAACGTATGATGAAATCTTCAATGTATGTTGTCTggacagaccaaaacaaagtagcatGTAGCTGAGAATTGGAAGGACAAGGATATCTGGTACCAGGTACAAGTATGAGAAgaccctgacacacacacaaactcgcTGGTAAATCCCTTCTTGCAAAGGAATGTATAGGGGCTCCTAAGGACAACCATGACCTGTATGTCTGGCAAAGCAAACTCAAGCAAGTAGAACacaatggatgaatgaatggatggatccTTTTCATTCCACCACACAATTATGCACTTCTTTGAGTCGAAGACACTGAACCTCGTGGCTGCAATCTGACAAACTGCCAAGAAGTTCAAggagtataaatacttttacaaggcactgatTGTGACCATAAAGATTGGTTTATGTTTGATCCATTTGAAATACCCTTGATACCAACTCATCactttttaacacaaataaGACAACATTAAACACtgcatttgtaaataaaacaagccACAGTCTACCAGCATCTGTCGTCTTCCCTTGCTACAGACTCCATCCCGCCCAAATAAGCACTTAAATTAATTGTTTGACATCATACTTTGTAAAAAGATGCTTTCCTTTGAGTTCTCTTTTCATCACTACAAGAGACAGCAATACTGCAAATGCTTCCTCATTGGATTACAAAAAAGCTGCAGCGATAGTGATAATGCCTCTTACAACAGACACCGTAAACCCTTCTCCCACTTGCCTCGCCTCCACCGCTCCGTTAGTGTGTCTTAGTGCATCTGAGGGCACAGTGGGGCACAGATCCCCTGTAAATGTAGCATATCAAAGCAttgctgtattatttttatcacaCTTCATCTTTCACACACCGAGTCTCCATCCGCGTTTCATCTTCCACATTTGGGTTGTGAACTGACTGCTACACAAATCCTATGACTCTTTGCTTCCTCCGGGGGCACACTATGTCAGAGGGAGGGCAGACTTAGAATAGTATAAAGGAGCAGAAGGAGGCGTCAACAACAACTCCGGTGGAAAGGGGAGATGAAATGATTGTACAGCTTgctaacacaaaaaaaatagaagaagaaagaacTATTCTGAATGTTGTGAAAGTTTCAGGGGTTaactcttttcttcttctttgtaaagcactttgtacaGCATGAGTTGGTGTGGGAAAAGATGCTCTGGTAAAATTAGACTAAGCAGAACCTCTTTGGTCTACATGCAAAACATGGCTTGTGGAGGAAAGCTAAAACAGCACATCACTATAAaccatggtggtggcagcatcatgctgtgagaaGGCCTTTCATCAGTAGGGATTGAGAAGCTGTACAGGAGATGTTTACATACGGGAAAATCCTGACAGAAAACTCGTTCATAATTGCAAAAGACCAGAGTGAGGTTCATCCTTCCAGGAGGACAATCAAACTAAACATACAGTCAGAGCAACAATGGAatggattaaaatgaaaaataaaaaacattaattaattgCAATATTCCAGTTTAAATCCAGACCTAACTTGAAAATTTGAAGATgatttctctccttttcttcACCTTCGGTTAGACACATAAATCCTTAACATTggtttaaaacagatttaacgTCCTGTTTTCTCTGGTAGAGCAGCTGGGCtcaataaagtacttttgaatttgaacttaatttgttattttgcaaaaagTGGCTAAAAACAAACCTTGTTCCCTAGAAGTACAAAGCTGTTGGAAACATTCATGCAGCTGTGATGGTAGTAAAACGTAGTTAAAGTCTTCATACAAATGCatgcaacacttttcagattaaaaaaaaaagttaagattatcaataatttttctttcactttgcaattacgcatttcttttttttttcttgtcacacaaaatcccacTACAATGCACTGAAGTTACTGCTTGTATCAACATACCAACATACTTGTATCAATATAAGCAACACTCACTGTTGAAACTTcagcaaaatatgaaattaaatgaacaaaGCTCTTAAGTAGATATGTTACTAAAAATtcaaattagtgtttttttccctccccctcTAAGATTGATGATATTTCTCCTCATGAAAAAGCCCATTTTTCATCAGGATAATGGGTTTTAAATTCCTGGTGGCCACACGCAGCCTTCGCAGGCTGTCATACTGCGGTCCGTCGTTTCAGATATCACACAGCTACGCTGAGGCTACCCACGGAGAAAGGAAATCTAGATAAGAGCTGGGGCTCCCTCTGCTGATCTAAGGCAATCACCTAATTAAAAAGCGTCCCAGAGAGAGACTTTCCGGTCTCCTGGAGGACACCACGCAAGAGCCGTTTCATGCAAAGGCATCTCACTGCAATTTGAAAACCAGATATTTCTTTCTTGATGTACATAAGGATTACAGCTTCAAATGTCAGATGGTTTCATGTGCTCACCGCACTGACAAGTATGGCCTCGGGGTACAATCTTGTCTTGTGAAGCAATCTGGAAATAAGACGTGAATAAAGCTGTGCTAAAGGTCTTTTTTTCCCTGTACAGAATCAAATTCTGAGATTGCCTGCATTTAACTGTGCGCTTCCAGCAGTCAGgttagttttactttaaagtagatgacaaaaaaaaaaaaaaaaaacagaaaatggctGTGCAAAAATTACACAATTTTCCTGGAAGACATAAAGTTATAGTAATTTAAATCACAAATCTGACCTTATACCGTTGCAGTCTCTtgagaaagtattcacacttcTTTGACTTGGCCACATACTTAATCTTCAGTATATCTCATGGTTACCAGTTCAACTTAGTGCATGATCacaaagcagaaggaaaataacacacacatctgaaatgtttttgtaaagaaaaatctgaaatgtgtgtcTGTAGTGCCACTTTTCACTGCAGTGACACCCGTAAATCTTTTGGGGTATGGTCTCAGCAGCTTTGCACTTTGAGGGagttcattttctttcacaaaatgACTCAAGCTGCTCAGTGAGAATGGAGGGAGAGCACCTGtatatgaggggccgtttaggacaacatttacgttttgtctctcacacactaccaaaaagtctcgcatactccaaaaaagtagccacgcacactccaaaaaattacgttttgtctctcacacactaccaaaaactcacgcatactcaaaaaaatagcctcgcatactcaaaaaattacgttttgtctctcacacactaccaaaaactctcgcatactcaaaaaaattacattttgtctctcacacactaccaaaaactcacgcatactcaaaaaaatagccacgcacactcaaaaattactcacgcacattcaaaaaatactcaaattgcgtatacacacactactaaaatgtcacacacacacacacaaacgttaactttctcgctcacatacactactatcagctcgctcacatacactgtactaacagctcgcacattcacaaacgttaactttctcgctcacatacactactaccagctcgctcacatacactactaccagctcgcgcacatacacacaaacgttaatttTCTCGCTCACATGCActactaacagctcgcacacacacagacgtttatctctcacatacacaagactaaagttgaacacacacacagtactaagactcgttttatgtatgtgtgagagcgagactttttatgaatgtgtgagagcgaaactctttttgaatgtgtgagagttgtcacggaagaggcggggcataatttttggatcaaactgcgcatgcgtagatcctaaactataagtttcgattgttgactcactgtatgttctattacttagtatatgtgtgcttttaaatatatatagaacgtttaactttcttgtagattaaatgtgctatagaaataaatgaatctgattgattgattaaaaatagcaaaattgctgtagtacaatctgtccactgggtgccagtattacaggaattattaaccggggccaactagtgccgaagaagaaagagtttgctataccgaacatggctaactctaattcgaaacgagagagaattggtcaggcagctgccattttaaacaccattctatcttctccggaggcaaccagcactttgacaggcgcattaaacgattcaacgactgcccgcagtgctacagtagattcagaactctcatctctgttccgttccggagcggtgtttaaaatggcagctgcctgaccaattttctctcgtttcgaattagagttagccatgttcggtatagcaaactctttcttcttcggcactagttggcgccggttaataattcctgtaatactggcacccagtggacagattgcactacagcaattttgctctttttaatcaatcaatcagattcatttatttctatagcacatttaatctacaagaaagttaaacgttctatatatatttaaaagcacaaatatactaagtaatagaacatacagtgagtcaacaatcgaaacttatagtttaggatctacgcatgcgcagtttgatccaaaaattatgccccgcctcttccgtgacaactctcacacattcaaaaagagtttcgctctcacacattcaaaaagagtctggctctcacacattcataaaaagtctcgctctcacacattcaaaaagagtctgactctcacacattcataaaaagtctcgctctcacacatacataaaacgagtcttagtactgtgtgtgtgttcaactttagtcttgtgtatgtgagagataaacgtctgtgtgtgtgcgagctgttagcagtgtatgtgagcgagaaagttaacgtttgtgtgtatgtgcgcgagctggtagtagtgtatgtgagcgagctggtagtagtgtatgtgagcgagctggtagtagtgtatgtgagcgagaaagttaacgtttgtgtgtgtgtgtgtgtgacattttagtagtgtgtgtatacgcaatttgagtattttttgaatgtgcgtgagtaatttttgagtgtgcgtggctatttttttgagtatgcgtgagtttttggtagtgtgtgagagacaaaatgtaatttttttgagtatgcgtgagtttttggtagtgtgtgagagacaaaatgtaatttttttgagtatgcgagagtttttggtagtgtgtgagatacaaaacgtaattttttggagtgtgcgtggctacttttttggagtatgcgagagtttttggtagtgtgtgagagacaaaacgtaattttttggagtgtgcgtggctacttttttggagtatgcgagactttttggtagtgtgtgaga
The genomic region above belongs to Xiphophorus maculatus strain JP 163 A chromosome 12, X_maculatus-5.0-male, whole genome shotgun sequence and contains:
- the nefl gene encoding neurofilament light polypeptide — its product is MQIHCADNTATYPGTTRQSSEIMTSTGFDPYLPSTYKRRVVVRNAGYGAGGGIGSRSAYSTHSAPMPSYVSSRRSYTTSTRAPSSYSPILPAAAASELRLEQAVQVSSEFKQLRTQEKAELQDLNDRFASFIERVHELEQQNKLLETELLLLRQRQAEPSNLRALYEHEVRQLHAAVVEARHEKQAAQEHRDEMEDVLKNLQKRYEDEVLGREEAEGRLMDARKGADEAALGQAELEKSVGTLLDELAFLKRLCESEIAELQAQIQYSVEVAVEMEVSKPDLSTALRDIRGQYETMAQRNLQAAEDWFCNKMSVMTVGSTRSTESARSAKDEAGEYRRLLKDRTLEIDACREMIQALENQLQEVEEKQSSEISAMQNTIGELEDELRANKNDMARYLKDYQDLLNVKMALDIEIAAYRKLLEGEENRLNVPKQGSFTVYSQAMGPAPAYGRAQVSTQSLLSSAAPYLLSSRLYSPSLFTEDVITASQAQQAESSPPQEEEEEEEQGEQVEEEEKEGEEEEVADEKEDEEKAEEEEEEGEEGEEAVEKEEGEEEGKGEDEEDHEEEEGKDKKEEEEGGKESQPQSEDDSEQKEGDEEGAKEEEEGEKEAEEEVETKEKSAKTTDKKV